The DNA sequence ACCTTCTCGTCCGCGTACGGCCGGACCTCCTTGCCCGGGAAGTCGACCACGATCGACTCGACGTCGGTCCCGTCGTAGCTCACCAGGTCGAAGCGGACCGGGCCGCCGACGCCCTTGGCCAGGTAGATCGACTCGTCCAGCAGCGGCTCGATCCGGCGCTTCATCTCGGCCAGCACGTCGATCTCCGGGTGCCGCCAGGACGCCTTCTCGGCCTCGATGACGCCGCGCTTGCGCTCCCGCATCTCCTCCAGGTGGGCGACCTTGTTCGCGAAGAACTCCTCCACCGGCACCGGGTGGGTGGTGGTCGCGCCCTCGGTGGTGATCTCGGTGACGCTGCCCGGCAGCAGCACGATGCCGTTGTCGCCGCCGACCTTCGCGTACTCGGCCAGGAAGACCGACTGGTCGGGGAAGATGTTGCCCTCGTCGCCGAAGATGTCGTTGAACTGCCACAGCTCGTCGTCGAGGAAGCAGGGCGGGCCGGCGATCGGGAAGACGTGGTCGGCCTTCAGGTCGTCGATGTAGCGCCAGGTGCGGTCGAACTGCCGGTCCCGCTTCTGCTTGCCGAACGCGGTCTTCGCCGACTGCGGCAGCTCGTAGACCATCGGGTACCAGATCGCGCCGGAGAACTGGAGCATGTGCGCGTGCACGTGGCCCAGCTCGGCGAACACGGTCAGGTCGGTGGGGCGGGCGTCGTTCTGGTTGAGCAGCCGGACGCCGTCGTACTCGACCCAGAGCGACGAGTCGCCGATCGGGCCGTCGGTCGGGCTGGTCAACGCCTGGATCATGATCTTCAGGCCGCCGGGCAGCTCCACGACCTGCTCGTTCGGGGCCTTCAGGAACTTCGTGAAGCCCAACTCCCGCAGCTCGTCCTCCATCTCGGAGGTCGGGTACTCGGGCAGCAGGACGGTGGCGTCCTTCGACACGAAGTCCCGCAGGTGCTTCGCGTCGAAGTGGTCCCGGTGCAGGTGCGACACGTACAGGTAGTCGGTCTGGCCCAGCGTCGCCCAGTCGAGCTGGGAGTTGTCCGGGAAGGGGAACCAGGAGGCGAAGTAGGCGGGATTGACCCACGGGTCGCACAGGATGCTGCCCGCGGGCGTGTCGATCCGCATGCTGGCGTGGCCCGTACCGGTCACTCGCACCGTAGTCCCCCTCAAAAAGGCATCAGGCGTACGTCAAGACGCTACCGGAGACAGTGTGGTCGCCGTCCCGCGACGCCCACAGTGCCGGCCGGCCCCCGCGGAACAGGTCCAACGGCCCGGGCCGATCCGACCGTCGTCGCGCCGGCCGCCGGTCGCCCGCCCGGGTCGTCCGGCCCCGTCCGGTCGGACCCTGCGCCGGGCCCGGCACGCGGCGTGCCAGACTAACCGGAGAT is a window from the Micromonospora sp. DSM 45708 genome containing:
- a CDS encoding Rieske 2Fe-2S domain-containing protein encodes the protein MRVTGTGHASMRIDTPAGSILCDPWVNPAYFASWFPFPDNSQLDWATLGQTDYLYVSHLHRDHFDAKHLRDFVSKDATVLLPEYPTSEMEDELRELGFTKFLKAPNEQVVELPGGLKIMIQALTSPTDGPIGDSSLWVEYDGVRLLNQNDARPTDLTVFAELGHVHAHMLQFSGAIWYPMVYELPQSAKTAFGKQKRDRQFDRTWRYIDDLKADHVFPIAGPPCFLDDELWQFNDIFGDEGNIFPDQSVFLAEYAKVGGDNGIVLLPGSVTEITTEGATTTHPVPVEEFFANKVAHLEEMRERKRGVIEAEKASWRHPEIDVLAEMKRRIEPLLDESIYLAKGVGGPVRFDLVSYDGTDVESIVVDFPGKEVRPYADEKVRYRFRTERALIEHLFHIGEVDWVNSLFLSCRFSAARIGQYNEFVYAFFKCLSTERLQYAEGWYDEHERAVDAEDITLDGWVVQRRCPHLKADLSRFGIVDGDQLTCQLHGWKFDLASGRCLTSVGHKIRAHRAEEETPEAAATP